A region of Thermovibrio ammonificans HB-1 DNA encodes the following proteins:
- a CDS encoding C-GCAxxG-C-C family protein, with protein MELSKVMENVYFIRQTVGELGCQKAEPEKVAELAYNYYWDYNCEYGVITAFNEAAGYPLTYQQVREVSKGLPHRWNAVCGAVTGAFFVLATTLPEEELERGVKELIAFHNETPLPLFKGRRVPELPKVAVGSVLCRDSIVNWCRATGINPRSLERAERCAAITADVAGKCAELVSSLAGQLIRE; from the coding sequence TTGGAGCTCTCTAAGGTAATGGAGAACGTTTACTTCATAAGGCAGACCGTAGGGGAGCTCGGCTGCCAGAAGGCAGAGCCCGAGAAGGTGGCAGAGCTCGCCTACAACTACTACTGGGACTACAACTGCGAGTACGGCGTTATAACCGCCTTTAACGAAGCCGCCGGCTACCCCCTTACATACCAGCAGGTAAGGGAGGTATCCAAAGGACTGCCCCACAGGTGGAACGCCGTGTGCGGCGCAGTTACCGGAGCCTTCTTCGTTCTTGCAACCACTCTGCCGGAAGAGGAGCTGGAAAGGGGAGTAAAGGAACTGATAGCCTTCCACAACGAAACACCCCTGCCCCTGTTTAAAGGTAGGAGAGTTCCCGAGCTTCCGAAAGTTGCCGTAGGCTCGGTTCTATGCAGGGACTCCATAGTAAACTGGTGCAGGGCAACCGGGATAAACCCCAGGAGCCTCGAAAGGGCCGAAAGGTGTGCGGCCATAACGGCAGACGTGGCCGGGAAGTGTGCAGAGCTCGTCAGCTCCCTTGCAGGCCAGCTGATTAGGGAATGA
- the eno gene encoding phosphopyruvate hydratase has translation MSRIVDVRAREILDSRGNPTVEVEVTLESGVKARAAVPSGASTGEKEALELRDKDPKRYMGKGVLKAVKNVNEVIAPELIGVESTDQVNIDRLMIELDGTPNKSKLGANAILGVSMAVCRASAMELDLPLFRYIGGSNAKELPVPMMNILNGGVHADNNVDLQEFMIMPVGGGCYREALRIGVEVYHTLKKVLKRMGHSTNVGDEGGFAPNLSSNEEAVQVILRAIEEAGYTPGEDVLLAIDAASSEFYKGEGIYELAGEGKRLSREELVDFYRKLVEKYPIISIEDGMAEDDYEGWKLLTAALGDKVQLVGDDVFCTNTELLRIGIKEGFANSILIKLNQIGTVTETLDAIEMAKRANYTAVVSHRSGETEDPFIADLAVAVNSGQIKTGAPARSERNAKYNQLLRIEETLGPAALFRGVDVFYNLEF, from the coding sequence ATGTCGAGAATAGTAGATGTAAGGGCAAGGGAGATTCTTGACTCAAGGGGAAATCCGACCGTAGAGGTAGAGGTTACACTCGAGAGCGGAGTTAAGGCAAGGGCCGCCGTTCCGAGCGGAGCTTCAACCGGCGAGAAGGAGGCCCTTGAGCTGAGGGACAAAGACCCCAAGCGCTACATGGGTAAGGGCGTTTTAAAGGCCGTAAAGAACGTTAACGAGGTTATAGCCCCCGAGCTCATCGGTGTTGAGTCTACCGACCAGGTGAACATAGACAGGCTGATGATTGAGCTCGACGGCACACCCAACAAGAGCAAGCTGGGCGCCAACGCAATCCTCGGCGTCTCCATGGCGGTGTGCAGGGCTTCTGCAATGGAGCTCGACCTGCCGCTCTTCAGGTACATAGGGGGAAGCAACGCCAAAGAGCTTCCCGTCCCCATGATGAACATCCTCAACGGCGGCGTCCACGCCGACAACAACGTTGACCTTCAGGAGTTCATGATTATGCCCGTGGGCGGCGGCTGCTACAGGGAGGCCCTGAGGATAGGTGTAGAGGTTTACCACACCTTAAAGAAGGTTCTCAAGCGTATGGGTCACTCCACAAACGTAGGTGACGAAGGCGGGTTCGCCCCCAACCTCTCCTCCAACGAGGAGGCGGTTCAGGTAATACTCAGGGCCATAGAGGAGGCCGGCTACACACCCGGAGAGGACGTTCTCCTGGCAATAGACGCAGCCTCTTCCGAGTTTTACAAGGGTGAGGGCATCTACGAGCTTGCCGGCGAGGGCAAGCGCCTCTCAAGAGAGGAGCTCGTAGACTTCTACAGGAAGCTGGTAGAGAAGTACCCGATAATCTCCATAGAGGACGGAATGGCCGAAGACGACTACGAGGGGTGGAAGCTCCTCACTGCGGCCCTGGGAGATAAAGTTCAGCTCGTAGGAGACGACGTTTTCTGTACCAACACCGAGCTCCTCAGGATAGGCATAAAGGAGGGCTTTGCAAACTCCATACTCATAAAGCTCAACCAGATAGGAACGGTAACAGAAACCCTTGACGCAATAGAGATGGCAAAGAGGGCAAACTACACCGCTGTTGTCTCCCACCGCTCCGGAGAGACCGAAGACCCCTTCATAGCCGACCTTGCAGTGGCCGTAAACAGCGGCCAGATAAAGACCGGTGCCCCCGCCCGCAGCGAGAGGAACGCAAAGTACAACCAGCTCCTCAGAATCGAGGAGACCTTAGGCCCTGCAGCCCTCTTCAGGGGCGTTGACGTCTTCTACAACCTGGAGTTCTAA
- the tsaE gene encoding tRNA (adenosine(37)-N6)-threonylcarbamoyltransferase complex ATPase subunit type 1 TsaE translates to MDRELSKCSFKVRGAEETKKLGELFAKLLPKGAVVVLRGELGCGKTTFVKGVARALGIEEDEVTSPTFTIVNEFEKLVHGDLYRVSDPEELLFAGADQFLEDERLKLFEWGDPIESLTEVTAAVECRGSGDSRQFTIYDFTGKICPKLKRLWEELCRE, encoded by the coding sequence TTGGACAGAGAGTTAAGTAAGTGCAGCTTCAAGGTAAGGGGAGCAGAGGAGACGAAAAAGCTGGGGGAGCTCTTTGCGAAGCTCCTACCTAAAGGTGCCGTAGTGGTTCTGAGGGGGGAGCTCGGCTGCGGAAAGACAACTTTCGTTAAGGGGGTGGCAAGGGCCCTGGGCATAGAAGAAGACGAGGTAACCTCCCCCACTTTCACAATTGTCAACGAGTTTGAGAAGCTGGTTCACGGCGACCTCTACAGGGTTTCGGACCCCGAGGAGCTCCTATTTGCAGGAGCCGACCAGTTCCTTGAGGACGAGAGGTTGAAGCTATTTGAGTGGGGAGACCCGATTGAGTCGCTGACGGAGGTGACTGCAGCGGTTGAGTGCCGCGGCAGCGGAGATTCAAGGCAATTCACCATATACGACTTTACAGGTAAAATCTGCCCCAAACTTAAACGGCTTTGGGAGGAGCTATGTCGAGAATAG
- a CDS encoding ExbD/TolR family protein — protein MRIREKRKPLIADINLSPILDLSLMLIIFLAVTTEFISGGEIKVQVPKGGAAIEATGEVVKVVMDKEGRIYYKGKVFKDPLQLARALPKGREVFIKADRETPYQFVFTLLDTLRKAGFRKVALVGQRVK, from the coding sequence TTGAGAATAAGGGAGAAGAGGAAACCCCTCATAGCCGACATCAACCTCTCTCCGATACTGGACCTCTCGCTGATGTTGATTATTTTCCTTGCGGTTACCACCGAGTTTATCTCGGGCGGCGAGATAAAGGTCCAGGTTCCAAAAGGGGGCGCCGCAATAGAGGCAACCGGAGAGGTTGTAAAAGTGGTTATGGACAAGGAGGGGAGAATCTACTACAAGGGAAAGGTGTTTAAAGACCCCCTGCAGCTCGCCCGGGCCCTCCCGAAGGGCAGGGAGGTGTTCATAAAGGCCGACAGGGAAACGCCCTACCAGTTCGTATTCACGCTCCTTGACACTCTGAGAAAAGCCGGTTTCAGGAAGGTGGCACTCGTTGGACAGAGAGTTAAGTAA
- the dapC gene encoding succinyldiaminopimelate transaminase has protein sequence MNRAIRELKSYPMDRLNRAKEEIKRKGLKLFDFGTGDPKEPTPSFIREALIRAVPEVSQYPTVKGRKELREAAAGWVKRRFGVELNPEAEVIPTAGSKEAIFHLPLVFIEAESDKRKVVFGTPAYPVYLRGTLFAGGEPHPVELKFEENFLLRLDKLPRSLLEETRIVWINYPHNPTGASAPLSYFEEVYGICREHGIILCSDECYVDIYFTEPPPSVLQVGKEGVLAFHSLSKRSGMTGYRSGFVAGDGKLVQEYLKYRSSFGVASQDFVQAAATAAWSDDGHVEERRRIFKEKAKVFSEFFKEIGLEFLPAEATFYLWVKTPKGVSGEKYALHLLKYGIVVSPGEFFGRGGEGFFRIALVPTLSECKEAVEVWRRAHAEFERVRR, from the coding sequence ATGAACCGGGCGATAAGGGAGCTTAAAAGCTACCCGATGGACAGGCTCAACAGGGCCAAAGAGGAGATAAAGAGAAAGGGACTTAAGCTGTTCGACTTCGGAACCGGAGACCCAAAGGAGCCCACTCCTTCCTTTATCAGAGAGGCCCTCATAAGGGCCGTTCCCGAGGTGAGCCAGTACCCGACGGTTAAGGGAAGGAAGGAGCTTCGGGAGGCGGCAGCCGGCTGGGTAAAAAGGCGCTTCGGGGTTGAGCTCAACCCCGAAGCGGAGGTGATTCCAACGGCCGGCTCAAAAGAGGCGATATTCCACCTACCCCTCGTTTTTATAGAGGCCGAAAGCGACAAGCGGAAAGTTGTGTTCGGGACTCCGGCCTACCCGGTTTACCTGCGGGGGACTCTGTTTGCAGGCGGGGAGCCCCACCCGGTTGAGTTAAAGTTCGAGGAGAACTTCCTGCTGAGGCTCGACAAGCTCCCCCGCTCGCTCCTTGAGGAGACGCGGATAGTCTGGATTAACTACCCCCACAATCCCACGGGGGCATCGGCACCGTTAAGCTACTTTGAAGAGGTTTACGGCATATGCCGTGAGCACGGGATAATACTGTGCTCGGACGAGTGCTACGTAGACATTTACTTTACCGAGCCCCCTCCGTCGGTGCTCCAGGTGGGGAAGGAGGGGGTTCTGGCGTTCCACTCCCTCTCCAAGAGAAGCGGGATGACCGGCTACCGCTCCGGGTTCGTCGCGGGAGACGGGAAGCTCGTTCAGGAGTACCTGAAGTACCGCTCCTCCTTCGGGGTGGCCTCTCAGGACTTCGTTCAGGCGGCGGCAACAGCGGCCTGGAGCGACGACGGTCACGTTGAGGAGAGGAGGAGGATATTCAAGGAGAAAGCCAAAGTTTTCTCCGAGTTCTTCAAAGAGATAGGCTTAGAGTTTTTACCGGCCGAAGCAACCTTCTACCTGTGGGTTAAAACCCCCAAAGGGGTTTCGGGGGAGAAGTACGCACTCCACCTGCTTAAGTACGGCATAGTGGTATCTCCGGGTGAGTTCTTCGGCAGGGGCGGAGAAGGGTTCTTCAGGATAGCCCTCGTTCCCACTCTTTCGGAGTGTAAAGAGGCCGTAGAGGTGTGGCGCAGAGCACACGCAGAGTTTGAGAGGGTGAGACGTTGA
- a CDS encoding TIGR04219 family outer membrane beta-barrel protein, with product MRKLLVLTALLAVPAAANAIEISAGVGAWRENPSGWVEYVDTNTYGTTKTKVDVDSDLNLSTKTRGEGWFKISGIPLLPDIKVSYTQMKFSGSGIVNSSFTFGKITVPTKSYVESKLRANQVDATLTYGVPFLSTVTAGKVKANFGLNLKIIDGYIKVRYTNPTAGTGEDSKSKTIPVPMLHLDGEIRPIDLIGVSASGNWIGYSGNQFYEYTLEAKVYPIPHGFVGVGYRYQRLKIDDIGGVSSDLKVKGAFAEAGFYF from the coding sequence ATGAGAAAACTGCTGGTACTCACGGCACTTCTGGCCGTTCCCGCAGCGGCAAACGCAATAGAGATATCTGCGGGAGTCGGCGCCTGGCGCGAAAACCCCAGCGGTTGGGTTGAGTACGTAGACACAAACACCTACGGCACCACAAAGACCAAAGTAGACGTAGACAGCGACCTTAATCTGAGCACGAAGACAAGAGGAGAGGGGTGGTTTAAAATCTCCGGCATCCCGCTACTGCCAGACATAAAGGTGAGCTACACACAGATGAAGTTCTCCGGCAGCGGAATCGTTAACTCATCGTTTACCTTCGGAAAAATCACAGTTCCCACAAAGTCTTACGTTGAGTCTAAGCTCCGGGCAAACCAGGTGGACGCTACCTTAACCTACGGAGTGCCCTTCCTGAGCACGGTTACCGCCGGAAAGGTTAAGGCAAACTTTGGTCTCAACCTGAAAATCATAGACGGCTACATCAAGGTGAGGTATACAAACCCTACAGCCGGAACGGGAGAGGACTCAAAGTCTAAAACCATTCCCGTCCCGATGCTCCACCTGGACGGCGAAATCAGGCCGATAGACCTCATCGGAGTGTCTGCAAGCGGCAACTGGATAGGTTACAGCGGTAACCAGTTCTACGAGTACACCCTTGAGGCAAAGGTTTACCCGATACCCCACGGATTTGTGGGTGTAGGCTACAGGTATCAGCGCTTGAAAATAGACGATATCGGAGGCGTCTCCTCCGACCTCAAGGTTAAGGGTGCCTTTGCCGAAGCCGGATTCTACTTCTAA
- the bcp gene encoding thioredoxin-dependent thiol peroxidase, with protein MLEPGTEAPDFCLPSDSGTQVCLKELRGKWVVLYFYPKDNTPGCTKEAESFTQLLPEFEKEGAVVLGVSPDSVESHKKFKEKKGLKVTLLSDPEKEVISAYGAWQKKKMYGREFMGVVRSTYLIDPEGKVAHVWKKVRVKDHAESVLKKLKELKEREE; from the coding sequence GTGCTGGAACCGGGAACAGAAGCGCCGGATTTCTGCCTACCCAGCGATTCAGGCACACAGGTGTGCCTTAAAGAGCTCAGAGGGAAGTGGGTTGTTCTATACTTTTACCCCAAAGACAACACCCCAGGCTGCACAAAAGAGGCCGAAAGCTTCACCCAGTTGCTGCCGGAATTTGAAAAGGAGGGAGCGGTTGTTCTGGGCGTCAGCCCCGACTCTGTAGAGAGCCACAAAAAGTTCAAGGAGAAAAAGGGGCTTAAGGTTACCCTCTTAAGCGACCCGGAGAAGGAAGTGATATCGGCCTACGGAGCGTGGCAGAAGAAAAAGATGTACGGCAGGGAGTTTATGGGGGTTGTAAGGAGCACCTACCTGATAGACCCGGAAGGGAAAGTTGCCCACGTGTGGAAAAAGGTAAGAGTGAAAGACCACGCCGAGTCGGTTCTTAAAAAACTGAAAGAACTTAAAGAGAGGGAGGAGTGA
- the rpsT gene encoding 30S ribosomal protein S20, producing the protein MPNTKSAKKRLRQSIKRRQRNRYYVRRMKTEAKKVLQAVEEKNLELAKEQLKVAMKWIERAAARGAIHKNEAARRQSRVASAVAKLEKELAAQAQ; encoded by the coding sequence ATGCCAAACACTAAGTCTGCTAAGAAGAGGCTCCGTCAGAGCATAAAGCGCAGGCAGAGGAACAGGTACTACGTGCGCAGGATGAAGACAGAGGCTAAGAAGGTTCTCCAAGCAGTTGAGGAGAAGAACCTTGAGCTTGCCAAAGAGCAGCTCAAAGTTGCTATGAAGTGGATAGAGCGTGCCGCCGCAAGGGGAGCGATTCACAAGAACGAAGCTGCCCGCAGGCAGTCCAGGGTTGCTTCTGCAGTTGCCAAGCTTGAGAAGGAGCTTGCAGCTCAGGCCCAGTAG
- the thiE gene encoding thiamine phosphate synthase: MVEFPPETPFLYGITDERFLNPFNIVEAVERAILGGAKVIQYRAKRKSAREMYEEALLVREATRNHDAVFIVNDRLDLALAVEADGVHLGQSDLPFELVKGIAGEEFIVGLSTHNLEQVREANEKKEFLDYIGFGPVFPTTTKENPDPVTGVELLCRAVELSELPVVAIGGINPSNLEDVCRCKPAGVAVVRALFEKGDPFVNAREIKERLSGC; the protein is encoded by the coding sequence GTGGTTGAGTTCCCTCCCGAAACTCCCTTCCTCTACGGAATTACCGACGAGCGCTTCCTCAACCCTTTTAATATAGTTGAAGCCGTTGAGAGGGCGATTCTCGGCGGTGCAAAGGTAATCCAGTACAGGGCCAAGAGGAAGAGTGCCCGGGAGATGTACGAGGAGGCCCTGCTTGTGCGGGAGGCCACCCGTAACCACGACGCCGTTTTTATAGTGAACGACAGGCTCGACCTTGCCCTTGCAGTTGAAGCAGACGGCGTTCACTTGGGCCAGAGCGACCTTCCCTTCGAGCTTGTTAAGGGAATAGCCGGTGAGGAATTTATAGTTGGGCTCTCTACCCACAACTTGGAGCAGGTAAGGGAAGCCAACGAAAAGAAGGAGTTTCTCGATTATATCGGTTTCGGCCCGGTTTTCCCTACCACCACTAAAGAGAACCCCGACCCGGTAACCGGCGTAGAGCTTCTGTGCAGGGCCGTGGAGCTTTCGGAGCTTCCGGTTGTCGCAATCGGCGGTATTAACCCCTCGAACCTTGAAGATGTGTGCAGGTGTAAACCTGCAGGGGTTGCCGTTGTGAGGGCACTTTTTGAGAAGGGGGACCCCTTTGTCAACGCAAGGGAGATTAAAGAGCGCCTCTCCGGCTGCTGA
- a CDS encoding O-antigen ligase family protein, whose product MSTQGRLKSASPAAERFGELLVKVSALLFAVAIPTSVALDNGAAVLGLLGFLLLAFSGALSPLPPLRPLGFLLAAEVWHYLLNLGRIFKATDLKLYLLSYFVGFRCALDRDFLKKVGYLLGFSTALMVLSQLFEAVTWQNVKHVDFSHLQLHTALIRAKGLLNHPLTTGGVLFTLFFLHLALYRLFKNRLFSIFSALALLGVVLSQSRSYWVGTFVFFAVLFLVSLLKAKYRRFAVVSLVLFGLFAISLFSIPQLRHRFESIGNTTTNGSNTDRLAIWTAYLTAFKRDYTLPDLLLGTGDRAEEIALKEGYEACLKFYPRKVCEGNGYVRRLHNGLSHNIYLKFLSKYGLLGLLAYLYFWGYALFENFRAFWQREKIIYLVFAAGYLGFLAAGFFENNFTDAEVQTAVLFSLGINYALLRRRSD is encoded by the coding sequence TTGTCAACGCAAGGGAGATTAAAGAGCGCCTCTCCGGCTGCTGAGCGCTTTGGAGAGCTCCTGGTTAAGGTTTCTGCCCTTCTTTTCGCGGTTGCAATTCCCACCTCTGTTGCGCTGGACAACGGTGCCGCTGTTTTGGGCCTTTTGGGCTTTCTTCTGCTTGCCTTCTCGGGCGCACTTTCACCGTTACCTCCCCTTAGGCCTCTCGGCTTCCTGCTCGCTGCGGAAGTTTGGCACTACTTGTTGAACCTGGGCAGGATTTTTAAGGCAACGGATTTGAAGCTCTACCTCCTTTCCTACTTTGTCGGTTTTAGGTGTGCTCTGGATAGGGACTTTCTGAAAAAGGTGGGATACCTTCTTGGCTTTTCAACGGCCTTAATGGTTCTATCCCAGCTCTTTGAGGCTGTTACCTGGCAGAACGTTAAACACGTTGATTTCTCGCACCTTCAGCTGCATACTGCCCTTATAAGGGCCAAAGGGCTTCTTAATCACCCCCTTACAACCGGTGGGGTTTTGTTTACCCTCTTTTTCCTGCACCTTGCACTCTACCGACTCTTTAAAAACAGGCTTTTCTCCATCTTCTCTGCCCTTGCCCTTCTGGGGGTGGTTCTGAGCCAGAGCAGGTCTTACTGGGTCGGTACTTTCGTCTTTTTCGCCGTCCTTTTCCTCGTTTCCCTTCTAAAGGCGAAGTACAGGAGGTTTGCGGTTGTTTCGCTTGTTCTCTTTGGGCTTTTTGCCATTTCCCTTTTCTCGATTCCCCAGCTGAGACACCGGTTTGAGAGCATAGGCAACACAACAACCAACGGCAGCAACACCGATAGGCTTGCGATATGGACGGCCTACCTAACCGCCTTTAAAAGAGACTACACCCTGCCCGACCTGCTACTCGGCACCGGCGACAGGGCAGAGGAGATTGCCCTTAAGGAGGGGTATGAGGCCTGTTTGAAGTTCTACCCCCGTAAGGTGTGTGAAGGTAACGGCTACGTAAGGAGGCTCCATAACGGACTCTCCCATAACATATACCTGAAGTTCCTGTCGAAGTACGGTTTGCTCGGGCTTTTGGCCTACCTGTACTTTTGGGGTTACGCCCTTTTTGAGAACTTCCGTGCATTCTGGCAGAGGGAGAAAATTATCTACCTTGTGTTTGCAGCCGGTTACCTTGGCTTCCTTGCCGCCGGCTTCTTCGAGAACAACTTTACAGATGCCGAGGTCCAAACGGCGGTTCTCTTTAGCCTCGGGATAAACTACGCTCTCCTAAGGAGACGTAGCGACTGA
- a CDS encoding glycosyltransferase family 4 protein — MKFRVVVRRLSSYGGAEFIALRFANYLHKRGLLEEVVCGVKEVEVPFKVTELGYLKPGRFLKTLSFQKRAVKYLKTKETVNFAFSKVPHCHVYRNGGGTHLGFLEGSLKALPPARRLIKKLTRSLNPVNYFNPILEGEIFRSSKVIIAISSKVKEEVIKFYGRELLNKIYTVPNPVDLNRFNREAKEKLRKSGRELVGFREGRFVLGFASSNFTLKGLKQLIEALAMLPKDVTLAVAGGRNPKSFLKLAEKLDVADRVHFLGKVNRMETFYAGIDLLVHPSFYDTFANVVTEALATGTPVICSRETGAAEFITEGVSGFILKEITPEEIAEKVEAALPKKWDFNVKLPTDEEVFSRYVSLGERSLSRG, encoded by the coding sequence ATGAAGTTCAGGGTGGTCGTTAGAAGGCTCAGCAGCTACGGCGGAGCCGAGTTCATAGCGCTGAGGTTCGCAAACTACCTACACAAAAGGGGGCTCCTGGAAGAGGTTGTATGCGGCGTCAAGGAGGTAGAAGTCCCCTTCAAAGTAACCGAGCTCGGTTACTTAAAACCGGGTAGGTTTTTAAAAACTCTTTCCTTCCAGAAGAGAGCAGTTAAATACCTGAAAACCAAAGAGACCGTAAACTTCGCCTTCTCCAAAGTTCCCCACTGCCACGTCTACAGGAACGGAGGAGGAACCCACCTGGGGTTCTTAGAGGGCTCTCTGAAGGCCCTTCCTCCGGCAAGAAGGCTAATAAAAAAACTCACCCGAAGCCTAAACCCCGTTAACTACTTCAACCCCATCTTAGAGGGAGAGATATTCAGAAGCTCAAAAGTGATAATAGCCATCTCCTCAAAAGTAAAAGAGGAAGTTATCAAGTTCTACGGCAGAGAGCTCCTTAACAAAATCTACACCGTTCCCAACCCGGTAGACCTAAACCGGTTCAACAGGGAAGCAAAGGAGAAACTGCGAAAATCGGGAAGGGAACTCGTAGGCTTTAGAGAGGGGCGCTTCGTCCTCGGGTTTGCATCCTCAAACTTTACACTAAAGGGGCTGAAACAACTCATAGAAGCCCTTGCCATGTTGCCGAAAGATGTAACCCTTGCAGTAGCAGGGGGAAGAAACCCCAAGAGCTTCCTAAAACTGGCAGAGAAACTGGACGTAGCCGATAGAGTCCACTTCCTCGGCAAAGTGAACAGAATGGAGACCTTCTACGCCGGCATAGACCTGCTCGTCCACCCGTCGTTCTACGACACCTTCGCAAACGTGGTCACCGAAGCCCTTGCAACCGGAACGCCGGTAATCTGCTCCCGGGAAACGGGGGCCGCAGAGTTCATAACGGAAGGGGTTTCGGGCTTCATCCTCAAGGAGATAACGCCCGAGGAGATAGCGGAAAAAGTGGAGGCCGCACTGCCGAAAAAATGGGACTTCAACGTGAAACTGCCCACAGACGAAGAGGTATTCAGTCGCTACGTCTCCTTAGGAGAGCGTAGTTTATCCCGAGGCTAA
- a CDS encoding glycosyltransferase has translation MRILYVVGGLPFGGIENLLFDICRRLQELGVRFKVVNLSGTGQKLPEFMEARIPIVNLGSGLKDIKTFSLPTAVRLKRLVEEEGASIVHSMQFSGDYFSRLALLFNRGVKVVTHIHNIKREKRFERRLFNRLLSYRTDAFLSVSKAVYDYVEREHNLFKRPNYVFYNCINPERLKPRPSPELAFLKGKRVFLCLGRLVPQKRYDVAIRALKLISGKHPDAVLAVVGEGGEMDRLKELTRSLSLEGRVFFLGYRKDVASVLSLSYALLVPSEYEGLSIAHLEAAYFGLPAVITPAVPSKEILSEASIVVPSEVDSFARAMDRLLSEPKLYFELSERARAVASGLTVDRYVGRLLNFYDSLLSGKLPRERVLF, from the coding sequence GTGAGGATTCTCTACGTTGTAGGCGGTTTGCCCTTTGGCGGTATAGAGAATTTACTCTTTGACATCTGCCGGCGGCTGCAGGAGCTCGGGGTTCGGTTTAAGGTTGTTAACCTTTCCGGAACCGGGCAGAAGCTCCCCGAGTTCATGGAGGCCAGAATCCCGATTGTTAACCTCGGCTCGGGGTTAAAGGATATAAAAACCTTCTCCCTCCCCACTGCGGTGAGGCTGAAGAGGCTTGTCGAGGAGGAGGGAGCTTCCATCGTCCACTCTATGCAGTTCTCAGGGGATTACTTTTCCCGGCTTGCCCTCCTTTTCAACCGTGGCGTAAAGGTGGTTACTCACATTCACAACATAAAACGGGAAAAGCGATTTGAACGCAGGCTCTTCAACAGATTACTCTCTTATAGAACCGACGCTTTCCTCTCGGTTTCAAAAGCCGTTTACGACTACGTTGAGCGGGAGCACAACCTCTTTAAGAGGCCCAACTACGTTTTCTACAACTGTATCAACCCGGAAAGGCTCAAGCCCCGTCCTTCCCCTGAGCTTGCTTTCCTTAAGGGCAAGAGGGTTTTCCTCTGTTTGGGCAGGCTCGTTCCTCAGAAGCGTTACGATGTTGCCATTAGGGCATTAAAGTTGATATCCGGTAAGCATCCGGATGCGGTTCTCGCAGTTGTGGGTGAGGGCGGCGAGATGGATAGGCTCAAGGAGCTTACCCGGAGTCTCTCCCTGGAAGGGAGGGTCTTTTTCCTCGGCTACAGGAAAGATGTGGCCTCTGTTTTGTCCCTTTCCTACGCTCTGCTCGTTCCTTCCGAGTATGAAGGGCTGTCGATTGCCCACCTTGAGGCTGCCTATTTCGGCCTGCCGGCCGTTATTACGCCCGCCGTTCCCAGTAAGGAGATATTGTCTGAAGCTTCGATAGTTGTCCCTTCGGAGGTTGACTCCTTCGCCCGGGCTATGGATAGGCTGCTTTCGGAGCCGAAGCTCTACTTTGAGCTCTCGGAGCGGGCAAGGGCCGTTGCTTCCGGTTTAACTGTTGACCGCTACGTCGGCAGGCTTTTAAACTTCTACGACTCTCTTCTGTCGGGTAAACTGCCCCGAGAGAGGGTGCTGTTTTGA
- a CDS encoding polysaccharide deacetylase family protein → MGCTVLLYHRVHPRFGVHPRLFEEHLKVVTRVFRPLSFDEFLFGRWPFSSLLVTFDDGFYDFYRYAFPLLKRYGVPSVLFVPPGRVYGSDEVRDLSSDSEVSTVEAYRRSFKEGDNSAFLSWGELRRLTASGLVSVQSHGYSHRAALGGGKPFKPPGDWRVFSLSREVSPGTPLTSLLVEDLEEARRELKLSRELLESKLGTKVEAVAWPWGIYSEQLVKLARTLGYRACFTTERGWNRPGNLCRVKRLAVGDTKGPVWLLSRSLLYAL, encoded by the coding sequence ATGGGCTGTACGGTTCTCCTTTACCATAGGGTCCACCCCCGTTTCGGTGTTCATCCGAGGCTGTTTGAGGAGCACCTGAAGGTAGTTACCAGGGTGTTCAGGCCTTTGAGCTTCGATGAGTTTTTGTTTGGTAGGTGGCCATTTTCTTCCTTGCTGGTGACCTTCGACGACGGCTTTTACGACTTCTACCGTTACGCCTTTCCCCTCCTTAAGCGTTACGGGGTTCCCTCTGTGCTCTTTGTGCCTCCCGGAAGGGTTTACGGCTCCGATGAGGTAAGGGACCTCTCGTCTGATTCAGAGGTTTCAACTGTAGAAGCTTACAGGCGCTCTTTTAAAGAGGGAGATAACTCTGCTTTTCTGTCGTGGGGAGAGCTTCGCCGCCTAACGGCCTCGGGCCTTGTAAGCGTTCAGTCCCACGGTTACAGCCACAGGGCGGCATTAGGTGGCGGTAAGCCCTTTAAGCCTCCCGGAGACTGGAGGGTCTTCTCTTTGAGCCGGGAGGTTTCTCCGGGTACGCCGCTGACAAGTCTGCTCGTTGAAGACCTTGAGGAGGCCCGGAGGGAACTGAAGCTCTCAAGAGAGCTCCTCGAGAGCAAGCTCGGCACTAAGGTCGAGGCCGTTGCCTGGCCTTGGGGTATCTACAGCGAGCAGTTGGTTAAGCTTGCCCGGACTTTGGGCTACAGGGCGTGCTTCACCACCGAGAGAGGGTGGAACAGGCCGGGTAACCTCTGCCGTGTTAAACGGCTTGCCGTCGGGGATACAAAAGGCCCCGTGTGGCTCTTGAGCCGCTCTCTCCTTTACGCACTTTAA